The following is a genomic window from Flavobacteriales bacterium.
GTTCATCATTCAACGTTAATGGAAGCGAATGGGCCTATACTGCTGTTTGATGGCGTTTGCAATCTGTGTAGCGGTTCGGTTCAATTTGTTCTAAAAAGAAATAAGAAGGAAAACATCCGTTTTGCCTCGTTGCAATCGGAGTTCGGGAAGAAAACCCTGCAAGCTTCGCAACTTCCAGTCGGTTACACTTCAAGTCTTGTACTCCTTGAAAACGGCAAGACCTATGTGAAAAGTGACGCAGCTCTGCGCTTGTCAAAGCACATGAGCGGCATTTGGAAAGTCGGTTCGGTCTTCTTGGTTGTTCCGAAATTCATCCGAAACGCGGTTTACGATCTCATTGCCAAGTACCGCTACCGTTGGTTCGGAAAATTGGATGTCTGTTGGTTGCCTGAGCCGAGATGGCGCGAGAGGTTCTTGGATTGATCAGATCGTCAACCAAAGTTCCGCGCTACCGTAGCGGATGCTGGCTTCGTATTTCCTTAAAAAATCACCACCAAGCACCATGTCTATGGAATTCAGGCCAAGCTCGCGGTAGGAAGCGTTGATGTGTCCGAGGTCTAAGGAAACGATTTCAAAATCATCCAAAAGCAGGTCGCCAAGAATGAACTGCCTGATGCTGAATTTAAACCCCTCCATGCTGTCGGTTCCCAAACCTTTCGAAAGCTTCTCGGCTTTCTCAAACTCGGTCTGATCAGAAAAAAGGTGAATGCGATTCTTATCAAAAACCGTTTGAGAAGCTCCGGTATCAATCAGAATATTGGCCAAGTTTCCGTTTACAAAGCCGCTGATGGCGATGTGAACACCGGCCTTTTCAATCTCAATAAAACGGATGGGAATTGGGAACTCAATCATATAAACGGGGTGACCGAACTGTCGGCATCCAAAATTAGGATAAACAACTTGCTTAAGCCCCAGATTCCGAGACTTTAAATGCATCGACTGCATTTCTCACTCCAAATTGGATTGACGAAATCATTGAGCATAAAAAAAGGCACCCTTTCGGATGCCTTTTTCAGTAGTATGATAAGCTATTGATCAGGCAGTAGCTCCTTCAAGAAGGTCGTTTGTTGCTCTTACACCAGCAGCACTTTCTGCCATCAGCGCTTTCTCAGCATCATTCAATTCAATCTCAACGATTTTTTCGATACCGTTCTTTCCAAGAATGGCTGGAGCACCGATGCAAATGTCTGTCAGACCGTATTCGCCATCAAGCATTACAGAACAAGGGAACATTTTCTTTTGATCGCAAGCAATTGACTGAACCAATGAAGAAACAGCTGCTCCTGGTGCGTACCATGCGCTTGTTCCGAGCAATCGAGTAAGGGTTGCTCCGCCTACTTTGGTAGCCTCAGAAACCTCTGCCAATGCACTTTCTGAAAGGAACTGAGAAACCGGAACACCGTTTCTAACTGCCAAACGTGTCAAAGGAATCATACCTGTGTCGCTGTGTCCACCGATAACCATTCCGTCCACATCGCTAGATGGGCAAGCTAGGGCTTCGCTCAAACGATATTTGAATCGAGCGCTGTCCAATGCACCACCCATTCCGATGATCCGGTTCTTTGGAAGACCTGTTGCTTTGTGTGTCAAATAGGTCATTGTATCCATTGGGTTACTTACCACAATGATGATGACATCTGGAGAATACTTGATAAGGCTAGTGGCCACTGTTTTCACAATACCTGCATTGATGCCGATCAATTCTTCTCTGGTCATTCCTGGTTTACGTGGAATGCCGCTGGTGATAACAGCAACATCACTTCCTGCTGTTTTAGCATAATCGTTGGTAACGCCAGTGATCTTGGTGTCGAACCCGTTAAGGGTAGCGGTCTGCATGAGGTCCATTGCCTTTCCTTCGGCAAAACCTTCTTTGATGTCAACTAG
Proteins encoded in this region:
- a CDS encoding DCC1-like thiol-disulfide oxidoreductase family protein; the protein is MEANGPILLFDGVCNLCSGSVQFVLKRNKKENIRFASLQSEFGKKTLQASQLPVGYTSSLVLLENGKTYVKSDAALRLSKHMSGIWKVGSVFLVVPKFIRNAVYDLIAKYRYRWFGKLDVCWLPEPRWRERFLD
- a CDS encoding aspartyl protease family protein, which gives rise to MHLKSRNLGLKQVVYPNFGCRQFGHPVYMIEFPIPIRFIEIEKAGVHIAISGFVNGNLANILIDTGASQTVFDKNRIHLFSDQTEFEKAEKLSKGLGTDSMEGFKFSIRQFILGDLLLDDFEIVSLDLGHINASYRELGLNSIDMVLGGDFLRKYEASIRYGSAELWLTI
- the mdh gene encoding malate dehydrogenase, encoding MKVTVVGAGAVGASCAEYIAIKDFASEVVLVDIKEGFAEGKAMDLMQTATLNGFDTKITGVTNDYAKTAGSDVAVITSGIPRKPGMTREELIGINAGIVKTVATSLIKYSPDVIIIVVSNPMDTMTYLTHKATGLPKNRIIGMGGALDSARFKYRLSEALACPSSDVDGMVIGGHSDTGMIPLTRLAVRNGVPVSQFLSESALAEVSEATKVGGATLTRLLGTSAWYAPGAAVSSLVQSIACDQKKMFPCSVMLDGEYGLTDICIGAPAILGKNGIEKIVEIELNDAEKALMAESAAGVRATNDLLEGATA